A single region of the Polyangiaceae bacterium genome encodes:
- the rrtA gene encoding rhombosortase yields MITSQAEGSDWTTTLLRRGPWLTALLTTLACLAGASPRLQFDRDAVWAGEWWRVLSAHFVHYGSAHAIGDIVAFFGWGLVIEAVSRRLFATTTFVACFVVGLGVLSLCPEAQYYAGLSAIDVALATVLLLVLWMSPRVREIPGARFAVGLFAAGHVLKTLYELRTGMAILAPDLGVDVRLLPAAHLFGALAGAAVFVVHRAGERRRR; encoded by the coding sequence GTGATCACTTCTCAGGCCGAGGGCAGTGATTGGACCACGACGCTTCTGCGTCGTGGTCCGTGGCTCACTGCGCTGCTGACCACGCTGGCCTGCCTGGCGGGCGCCTCCCCTCGCCTGCAGTTCGATCGCGACGCCGTCTGGGCCGGAGAGTGGTGGCGCGTGCTCAGCGCGCACTTCGTGCACTACGGATCAGCGCACGCCATCGGCGACATCGTCGCCTTCTTCGGCTGGGGCCTGGTGATCGAGGCAGTCAGCCGCCGCTTGTTCGCGACTACCACTTTCGTCGCCTGCTTCGTGGTCGGTCTCGGCGTGCTGTCGCTGTGTCCCGAGGCGCAGTACTACGCCGGGCTCTCGGCCATCGATGTGGCCTTGGCAACGGTGTTGTTGCTGGTGCTGTGGATGTCGCCAAGGGTGCGCGAGATCCCCGGCGCTCGCTTCGCGGTAGGCCTCTTCGCTGCGGGGCACGTGCTCAAGACGCTGTACGAACTGCGCACGGGCATGGCGATCTTGGCTCCCGATCTGGGCGTGGACGTGCGCCTCTTGCCCGCAGCCCACCTGTTCGGCGCGCTCGCGGGCGCGGCGGTCTTCGTGGTTCACCGCGCTGGCGAGCGTCGACGCCGCTAG